The DNA window CTCTTCAATAACGGGTAAGATCGCTTTAGGGGCAACGCTAATGATTGCCAGGTCAACGTCACCAGGAACATCAGAAATCGAGGGCCAGGTTTTATGGCCCAGAATAGACCCCACAGGTGACTTAGAAACTAAGTAAAGTTCCCCCTGAAAGTTGTTATCAATCAGGCTTTTTGTCGTCCAGTAACCATATTTCGTTGTATTAGAAGATGCGCCAATGAGGGCAACGCTTTTCGGCTGAAAAAGAGCGGTCAAATCTGACATGGCTTAATCCTTAAAAAAGTACAATTAGCAATTAACAACGCCAATAGCGACGTCGGGGCAAACAATTCGGCAAATGTTGCATTTAATGCATTTTTCCGGAGCCGACTGAACCACAAATGCGTAACCTTGCGCATTGAGGTTTTCTCCGACGGATAATGTTTTGCTCGGACAGACGGAAATACACATGCCACATGATTTGCAGCGTTCACTGAGGATCTGCAGGGTTCTGGTATCATTACTCATACACGGCCTCCTGGTCGGCTATTTCGAGGCCTTTATTTAAAGCAGCAATATTGATTTCAAGCAGCGCAGGTTTTTTCTTACCAAGAATCTCTTCAATTGCGGAAATTATTGATGCAGGTTTCAGCATTTTAGTTTTACCAATAATCGCACCGAGCAAAATGATGTTCGCCACGCGAATATCGCCAATCTCTTGCGCCAACTCTGATGCAGGTATAGCTATCTGCTTAATGCCATGCCTTTCAGATTGTATTTCAATTAAAGAACTATTGATAAATAACTTTCCGCCCGGCTTCATTCCTTCGACAGCGTTTTGGTATACGCTTTCGCTTAGCGCTACCCCAATATCTGCATCCGACTCCACGATAGGACTTCCGATAACCTCATCAGACAGAACAACATAGCCCGTTGAATCTCCACCACGCTGTTCGATACCGTAGGTTTGAGTCATGACAACCTGTTTTTCATCTTTAATACAGGCAAGACAGATTAGCTTTGCAATCATCCCGGCCCCCTGTCCACCGGATCCGGAAAACGCGCACTTATATTTCATCGTGTTGCTCCCACTTTTTTGCTCATTTATTTTTTACATTTAAATAACATTTACCCAGTAAA is part of the Klebsiella huaxiensis genome and encodes:
- a CDS encoding 4Fe-4S dicluster domain-containing protein → MSNDTRTLQILSERCKSCGMCISVCPSKTLSVGENLNAQGYAFVVQSAPEKCIKCNICRIVCPDVAIGVVNC
- a CDS encoding 2-oxoacid:acceptor oxidoreductase family protein, giving the protein MIAKLICLACIKDEKQVVMTQTYGIEQRGGDSTGYVVLSDEVIGSPIVESDADIGVALSESVYQNAVEGMKPGGKLFINSSLIEIQSERHGIKQIAIPASELAQEIGDIRVANIILLGAIIGKTKMLKPASIISAIEEILGKKKPALLEINIAALNKGLEIADQEAVYE